The genomic DNA AGGATTTACAGAGTGAGGACACAAAGGAACAGAGTCAATTTCTCTCATCAGGGATCTTCTCCCTGCTGTGGTGGGAATAAGAGAGGATAATAAGAGCCAGTGCTCCCTCTCAACCTGAAATGGTACTATGTGTCTGAGAGAAGCCCAAAGAGTGGTCCACTTACACGCATGAGGGGAACAATAGACATTGAGTTGATGAAGTACGCAAATATTAGAATGAACAATAGGCTTTCATTCTGCAAATGGAAGGATGGTAGTAACATGGCACCTGGTCACGAATGAGGTGcctttaagaaaaaaacagattgaTTTGAGTACAGCTATTTTGAAATGCAGGTTCATGTACTAATTCAAATGCACACATTTGCATGTACTAAATCACAGTGTCTCAATAtgccatttgcatgttctcctaaaGTTGTGTTAAACTGATGCTGCTTGTGTACTTTGTATTACCACTTCTGTTGAAACATTGCAATGCAGTTTTAGGTGAATTTAtatacttatgtatttatttttttattcaagtgAAATAACTTGGAGcaatattatttttcagaatagcctaatattgtttttatcatacaTTATCCACTGAAAAAATGAGTAATTATTAGTGATAGTTTTCCTGTGATTATTGTATAGTCTGGAGGAGAAACAGATTGCAATTCACATTCTGGTAGTAACCTACATTAACTTAAAAGTGGCAGCTGAAGTGGATTTTCCAAGGTGAAAAGAATATGCAAATACAGTGAAGTTCATGCtgggggagagagacagagattcaCACCCGGATACCAACATTCaattgcattgtttgtattgggAAATAAGTGTATTTtatgcaaaaaacaaagaaaaatgtaattaattatgttATCTGAGTAGAATTTTAGAGTTGCAACTAAATTGGCATTTGCAGTGCAGCTCATTAGGGAAAGTCAAGGAAGGATAAGAGAGTAACATGCACATAGATGagataattaaagatttaaaaacacaatgccaACTGGCATCAGCCACAGTGTTTCTGGTGTTAACATACTACTGTTCATtactttgtgttgtttgttatgatGTTTGTAGGAttgtaacatttaactttataggTCTTAGTACCTGCCTTTAATCCTGAATCCTTATAAAAAAGAATCAAGGACCAAACAGGAGGTTGGTTACATGTGTCTCTGGTATCAGCAGATTTATACCTTTAAACTTGAGCACCTTTATTTAGGAAAGAGGACTattcaaaagtaaataaattaattttataatttattaaattatattaagtacTTCAAAACGTATGTGTGCTGCTgtataacattgcaagattttTCTGGTCACTGTCAGGTATTGACACATTAATTCTACAAACaatctggtttttttttgtttttttgttttgattttattgattttattaaaatcaaataacattccatacaaataaatcaagttttacaaaaataggtatgaaacaaattaacccccacccttgagaaagagaactaggccagcacagtaaaactttaagctagtaaaaataagtaaaaagatacattaataaatgaaaaaagataaatagagtaaaaaaaaagaaaaaaatgagaggaGAGAAtctgtgaattctgtgcattgctaccttccactccatttctgagaTTTTGAgaaagagatccttttcccactgtactcttggatctttgaaagggagggactgtaaaatggttttatatatttcgGAAATGCTGTGAGTCCTCAAGACCAATCAGTATTTTTTCCGGCACAGAGGTAGGTGAGACGTGAGGAAAATTggtcaggttctgtttaacaaagtttctaatttgaaggtagtgaaagaaatgtgttgctggaaagttaaatttggagatagttgtttgtaggatgcaaagacattgtttatgtacagatctctaagtgatttaatcccaaatgttttccagacattaaaaactgtgtacatttgagagggtggaaaaaggtggttctcacgcagaggtgtcacagataaaagcttctctatcttaaaatacttcctacattggttccatattctgatagAGTAAAGcccaattgggttgttagtatattggtgataacttgtatttattggggtagaaagcaaggaatataaagtagTGCTGCAGGATATTATTTATATTGGGAAACAAGCCAGTGTATGTTCATctctttgtgtccatgtccagatttttatagcttgtatatttggtgctcagtaataaaactgaaagttaggcagagccatgtcaccttctgccttaggtctttgtagggtcgccctttggatacgtggatgttttgaattcccaATAAATGAGGTTacggttgaatctaatttcttaaaaaatgatttattgatataaaaACATTGCTTGCTTAATTGTtttcatacagacagcaaaatttttttGATGaacagctttatgtttacttgtaatgtttacccctaggtatttaaactgatctgcgatgataaaagggaaggtgtctaatctaatattgtgtgcttgagaattggaaagagcacacttttattcaaattaattctgagaccagaaatcttttgacattttgttagtactgttaggactgcaggcacagtattttgtggatctgatatatacagtaccatatcatctgaatatagagaaattttctgttcaagtccttctctgataatcccctttatctcataagcatttcaacagtgaactgtcAGTGGcccaatggtgattgcaaaaaacATTGGTGGCAAagagcatccttgtctggtaccacgttctagtttaaagtcttctttttcttctgtgaggggttgccatagcagataatcttcttccatatctttctgtcctctgaatcttgttctgttacacccatcacctgcatgtctttgctcaccacatccataagccttcacttaggcctttctcttttcctcttacctggcagctctatccttaacatccttctcccaatatactcagcatctctcctctgcacatgtccaaaccagcgcaatcttgcctctctgtccttgtctcccaaccatccaacttgagttgacactctaatgtactaatttctaatcctatccatcctcctcacacccagtgcaaatcttagcatctttaactctgctacctccagctctgtctcctgctttctggtcagtgccaccgtctccaacccatataacatagctggtctcactaccgtccttgTAAAGtaatctgaattaatgttgttaatacaatctgaagcttctggactggtatacagtagtttgatcaatgcacaaatgtttgggccaaacccaaatgtctccaatgtagtgaaaagatagttccattcaaccatatcaaatgctttttttgcatccaacaataataatatctccgagGTGTttgactttatgggtgaatatattacattaaatatgcgttgaagattggaagctaagtgtctacctttaataaatccagtttggtcttgtgatattataaCATTATTagtcagaagtgaaattggtctgtatgatgcacattgaaataactccttattttgtttaggaaagatggtaattaatgcttggcaaaaagtttttttttattatattttattaattttattgtaatcattctgtacaaatagatcaatttttacaaaaaataggactgaaaacaaatcaaaccccacccctgagaaggagagcatgaccaaaggagtaatacttaaagcttgtaaacatacctaaattgttgagtttaatagggcaataaagataaatggagaaggaaaagaaatgcggaaataattatttcttcttattctaaaatattattgattagatcctgccaggttttgaaaaagttctgtacagatcctctaactgagaatttgattttttccaatttcaaataatataaaacatcggtttcccactgacttataagaggagagttaggattcttccaatttaacaaaataagtctgcatgccaaaagtgtagtgaatgcaatcacagtttgcttgtttgcttcaaatccatctggaaaaacaccaaacacagctattaatgggttaggagggattgtgataccaaggctgtctgaaaggcacttaaacattttggtccagaatgatgttaatttggtgcaggcccaaaacatgtgacccagtgaggcaggagcttggttgcagcgttcgctggttggatcttgccctggaaatatttaggacagttttaagtgagacagatgagctcgatatataattttgagttgaataattctatgctttgcgcaagctgacagagatgggagtagagtcatacctggtgacatggatcatggactatcttacaaacagacctcagtatgtgcgtctcgggaattgcagatctgacattgtggtcagcaacacaggagcgccgcaggggactgtactttctccggtcctattcagcctatatacatcagacttccaatataactcagagtcctgccacgtgcaaaagtttgctgatgacactgctatcgtgggctgcatcaggagtgggcaggaggaggagtatagaaacctcatcaaagactttgttaaatggtgcgacttaaaccacctacaactgaacaccagcaaaaccaaggaactggtggtggattttaggagacccaggcccctcatggaccccgtgatcatcagaggtgactgtgtgcagagggtgcagacctataaatacctaggagtgcagctggacgataaattagactggactgccaatactgattctctgtgcaagaaaggacagagccgcctgtacttccttagaagactggcatccttcaacatctgcagtaagatgctgcagatgttctatcagatggttgtggcgagtgccctcttctacgcagtggtgtgctggggaggcagcattaagaagaaggatgcctcacgcctggacaaactggtgaggaaggcaggctctattgttggcatagagctggacggtctgacatccgtagcagagcaacgggcactcagcaggctcctatcaattatggagaatccactacatccattaaacagtgtcatctccagacagaggagctgtttcagtgacagactgctgtcactgtcctgctccactgacagactgagaagatcattcctcccccaaactatgcgactcttcaattccaccagagggggtaaacgttgaaagttattgtctgtttttttatctgcattttttattactctttaatttaatatttttgctgctgaaatatgtgaatttccccctgggattaataaagtatctatctatctatctatctatctatctatttatggagctcgagtgaattctctgcattgctaccttccattccttttctgatatgttaattaagagatctttttcccattgtcctctaggATCTATTGAGGTATATTggaaagttttgaaataaaaaagaagcttaggaaggatattcatcttaacaacgttaattcttccggctagagtgagatgaagggttgaccatctatgcaagtcttgcttaattttttccatacagacggcgaaattttgtagataaagagctttatgtttacttgtgatatttatccctaggtatttaaactgatctgctatggtaaaaggtagggtgtccaatctaatattatatgtttgtgaattcactggaaagagtacagtgatccctcgctatatcgcgcttcgcctttcacggcttcactccatcgcggattttatatgtaagcatatttaaatatatatcgcggattttttgctggttcgtggatttctgcggacaatgggtcttttaatttctggtacatgcttcctcagttggtttgcccagttgatttcatacaagggacgctattggcagatggctgagaagctagattgcttacttttctctctctcttgcgctgactttctctgatcctgacgtatggggattgagcagggggggctgttcgcacacctagacgatacggacgctcgtctaaaaatgctgaaagattatcttcacgttgctatcttttgtgcagctgcttcctgaaacgacatgctgcacggtgcttcgcatacttaaaagctcgaagggcacgtattgatttttgactgaaaaacaaactctgtctctctctttctctctctctctctctctccctgctcctgacggagggggtgtgagctgccgccttcaacagctttgtgccgtggtgcttcgcatacttaaaagccaaacagccctattgatttgtttgctagagattgttttctctatctatgtgacattctgtgctcctgacacgcactcctttgaagaggaagatatgtttgcattcttttaattgtgagacagaactgtcatctctgtcttgtcatggagcacagtttaaacttttgaaaaagagacaaatgtttgtttgcagtgtttgaataacgttcctgtctctctacaacctcctgtgtttctgcacaaatctgtgacccaagcatgacaatataaaaataaccatataaacatatggtttctacttcgcggattttcttatttcgcgggtggctctggaacgcaacccccgcgatggaggagggattactgtatacttttattcaaattaattctaagaccagagatcttttgaaattctgtaagtactgttaaaactgcaggcacagtgttttctgggtcagatatatataaaatcatatcatctgcatatagagaaattttctgttccagtccttctctgataatcccctttatctgataagaatttcgacagtggaccaccagtggttcaatgacgattgcaaacagcagtggtgacaagtggcatccttgtctggtgccacgttctagtttaaagtagtctgaacaaatgttgttaatgcaaactgaagcttctggattggtatacagtagtttgatccatgcacaaatattcaggccaaacccaaatttctccaatgcagtgaaaaggtagttgcattcaatcatatcaaatgctttttctgcaccaatgataataatatctctggggtgtttgactttgctggtcaatatattacattaaacaggcgtcaaagattggaagataagtgtcaccctttaataaatccagtttgatcctgtgatattaccgaaggcagcactttctccatccttctagctataatttttgagagtatcttaacattattattcagaagtgaatttggtctgtatgatgcacattgtaacaagttcttattttgtttaggaaagacggtgattaatgcttgacgaaaggtttgaggtagaatttgattgtctctagcttctgtaaatgttgcaatTAAgtggggagctagctgagtggagaatttcttataaaattctacagggtagccatcagggcctgctgatttcccgccttgaagtgactttatagcatctagtaattctgatagcgtcagaggtttatccagttcctcagcactaaaagtatctatttgtggtatctgtaatgtatccagaaatgcattagattgtttgttgtcttctttaaactcagtagaatataaggttttatagtagtctctaaatgtgtgcattatatttttatggtcaatgatttcatctccatttgtGTCAGTAATTACTGGGATTGAATTGCGAACTTCTtgattgtggatttgttgagctaaaagcttattagctttctctccgtgttcatagtaatgatttcttgatttataaataagttgttcagtttctttagttgtcaagatgttgagttctgtatgcagagcctgccttttcatatgaagagcctcacttggatgcctggcttgttcttcatctattctagtaatttcgcttcttagctctgacactttcttggtttctaatttatttctgtgggaaagatatgaaataatctgtcctcttaagaaggcctttagagtttcccggagtgttcctgcagaaacctctgagggtgtgtttgtctctaggaagaagctgatttgtttggatataaattctgtacagttctcgtctgctaatagaagtgggttaagacgccatctgcgaggtgagtgtgaggggcataatgattttagctccaagaccagaggtgcatggtcggagataacaattgtgtcgtatttgcaagatttaatcataggcaagaaattattatctataaagaaataataaattcttgagtagctatgatgcactggtgagtagaatgaatatgttcttgagtttgggtttagaaacctccaggggtctgataagttgtggtcagttacaaactctgtaattgtctttgcagtgttagatgtcgtcccccctgtgacaggagtcctatctaagagtggatttaaaacacaattaaagtccccagccattataattttatgagtgttcacattgggaatggatgcaaatagattttgcatgaattccttatcatcaacattgggtgcataaacatttatcaaaatcattttacaattaaataagttgcccatgaccatcacatatctcccttcaggatccgatactacatctgatgctacaaatgagactgttctatgtatgagaattcccacacctctagttttctttgtaaggctagaatggaacatttggccagtccagcctttttgcagccagaactgatccttgcttagtaagtgggtctcctgtaaaaatacagtggacccttgacttatgaactcaattcgttcacaagggctggttgtaactcaagttagTTGTAAGTCAAGaccatttttcccataagaaataatggaaatacccataatgcgttctgaacctcccacagcaacacttacttaaccttttcataataaaaaaggattgtataatgtgcataatttaccaaaaacaccaatactttttctaatgtactaaccaaaaagttataaaaagtgcctagcctaccagaaacaacaatttcatattgtactcaccatttaagttgacatctttggcttgcaggaaggaaggaggaggagaatgaaatggaaggtggttattgtttggaaggagagccCCCTTCCATAAGAACATCAGGACTCTGGCTCTCTGGTGTCATTTCTCTCCTTGGGAGAGGCTGTAGCCCACTAGGACCTGCTTCTGGCTCACTAGGTCTCGGCCTTTTCGGAAATAAAAACTGGTCTAAAGTtgtctgtttctgtcttttcttcaaCACAGTTCTGTAGTATGACATGACATTGTCATTAAGTAAGTTCATGCAAcgattagctttttctctgtctgGGTGGGTCttctctacaaatgtttgtagctCTGTCCATTTTTTCAGGATGTCCTTTATTTCAGAAGAGGAAATTTGCTGCACTGATTGTTGATCCTTCCCCTCTTCAGAAAGCTCCTCAGCTTGCATCCTCTGTTGCTCAGCCAGAAGTTGCTGAAGTTTCTCTGTAGACAATTCCTCTGAGAGTTCCTCCACCAGTTCCTCAACATCAGCACTGTCTACCTGCAAGCCTATGGACTCGGCTATAGTGACAATGTCATCAACCACAGGGTCAGTTGTAGGCTCAGGCTCCTCTACAAAGCCTTCAAAATCTCTCTCCTCTATAATTTTAGGCCACACTTTCTTCCAGGCAGATCTTAGTGTCCTTAGAGAGACATTGGCCCAGGATTTCTCTATTAACCCCACACAGGAAAGGATGTTGTAATGTTTCTTCCAGAACTCTGTAAGAGTTAAATCTGTATCTGAGACcatctggaagcacttctggaacAGTTCCTTGGTGTATAGCTTCTTAAAGTTAGCTATAACCTGCTGGTCCATAGGCTGCAGTAGAGGAGTTGTATTAG from Erpetoichthys calabaricus chromosome 5, fErpCal1.3, whole genome shotgun sequence includes the following:
- the LOC114652803 gene encoding tigger transposable element-derived protein 1-like, whose product is MPRRTYITQEEKKMPGHKPMKDRLTLLFCANASGDLKVKPLLVYHSETPRVFRKHTVMKNRLGVMWRSNAKAWVTRVLFLEWIREVFCPTVKKYLEDKGLPLKALLIMDNAPAHPRDLEEELAEEFPWLTVDFLPPNTTPLLQPMDQQVIANFKKLYTKELFQKCFQMVSDTDLTLTEFWKKHYNILSCVGLIEKSWANVSLRTLRSAWKKVWPKIIEERDFEGFVEEPEPTTDPVVDDIVTIAESIGLQVDSADVEELVEELSEELSTEKLQQLLAEQQRMQAEELSEEGKDQQSVQQISSSEIKDILKKWTELQTFVEKTHPDREKANRCMNLLNDNVMSYYRTVLKKRQKQTTLDQFLFPKRPRPSEPEAGPSGLQPLPRREMTPESQSPDVLMEGGSPSKQ